Part of the Amphiura filiformis chromosome 9, Afil_fr2py, whole genome shotgun sequence genome is shown below.
AATCGTAACGTTTGTATATTGTACTACTGTCTATTCTAGATTATGATTTGTACACTTAGGCAATCTTTATTAGATAGTATGTCttcaatgctatctaccgtagatagtaaaCTCAAGGTATATAGTCAGTTGTATGAACTCGGTGTCATTTATTGTAAATAGTAAGATTATTTAATTTAGTCATTTACTATTATCCACCATAGAAGAAATTTTAAATATTTCGTCATGGAACAATCTTAATTTTATGTAGAATAGAACTCCTATAACATTTACATGAAGCATGCTTTTAATATATCTCCTGTAaaacgtttaccatgtttacatacaGATTACGGAGTTACGTGTTTACATTATACTGTGTAATTTTCTTTGTGGTAAATATGTACTATAtagtataataataaaaataataatgacaattTATCAAGAGAACCACATACACCAGGGTTACGCTAAGCGGCATAAATACTAAGaaacatattaatatagggaattTTCTGGTTTTAACGAAAATGCTTCAGacatgaaatgtgtttttaaaaggCTTTTATAAAATTTATCCTGCATAGCATGGAGAAacttttaaaagattcaactACATTATATCCAAGGGAAATTTCGGAAAATTTATTCGCAAGAGAGCATTTACAGAGTAGCGTAGAGTGATTATTAACATGATAAGAAAAGCTTTAGGAAAAAAAAGTTTAATGGTATACTCAACATAAAAGTTTGATGGTAATACATTCAACAAAGAGGGCGATGTACTCACTCGCCGATGGTTAAAAAAATACTCAGTGCGAAAAGTAGCAGTGTGTGATACCGATACGGTGCGCCAGCCGCGGCAACCGACGCGACGTCAGCTCGTTATATTTTGATCTCCAGTCCGTTCATTGAGAACCGATAACGCCGCCACTTAAAGATAATATCAATGTAACACTTGTCACCGTACATATTTAATTGGCTACTAAGGCGCATGCGTTAAGACTCTTCACCAATCGCTGTATGTGAATGAGTGCAGGTGCGTTTGCCGAGAAAGTGAATGTATTGAACGGGATGCAGGCAATCCGTCAAAAGGGTGCACATTTTAACTCAGAAGACGAACGTACTCTCAATTTTGTCTCCAACAACAAACTTCTTCTTTTTGTACCAAACGGAATTATACTATCTGAGATCTTCAGGTTGTGAAGACCTGTGCCATACCACAAGTGTGTTAAACCATCTCCTAGGCTGGAGTCACCGATTCAAACGACGCAGTCCGGCCAGAGCTGTCCCCGCTCGTACTGGTTGGTGTCCCCTTCAGCCATGAATGTCAAAGATCACGTCAGCATGCACCCGCCGATTCCAACGGCTCCTAAATATTCACCTTTACATCATAGACATGACAGAAGTTCGGAGATGATGCGACGACACTGCATGGGCCAGCCAACGGTAAGTCATTCATTGCGTGCTTTTCACGCTTTTTCTTGTTTTACCTCGTCATTTTTAAGTCATCCGCAGTCCGTCATGCGATGTGATGCCTTAAATCATACAGTTTTGCATCTATTTAATGTCTCGTTCTCTAGAAACCCCAGCTGAGCTGAATAGTCAAGTGAATAATATATGCCATCATGTCTCGAACAGTTTACATGGCGTATCGATGATTGTGTTTTTAAGGAAATACCCCAACATACTCTAACAGCCCCATTAAGCACACGTAGTATGTACTTCTTACATATTGTATATATCGTTTCATATTTTATGACCTCAAAGCTCTAGGCCATCTGATCTGGGCTCAGAGCTCTATATGATACGGTCATCATTCACTCGCTCGCGTACCTAAACTGTTTAATCAAATATTAATCCGGCAGTCGATTTTGtcaataaattttaaaaatacatgAAAGTTGTAGAGTTTACTGGAGAGTTTCAGCTTACCATGCTTGCGTAAGTGACATGTCTTATATTGCATGGCTATGTGAAAAAGAAATGGGCAAAATTGTACTATTCATGTAACAGAACACTATAATCGGTTTGTAAAGTGAGGATCAAATCTCGGCTTAGCGCAAATTGAGAACATGTACTATTAAAAACGGTGTGCTACTTGGCGCGATGAAATATTATTTCAGCTATATTGTCTACTGAAAATACCGTTAATTTCCCCAACGGTTTTAAATGGCTTAACTCTATATCGTAGTTGACTGTTCGTACCACCTGTTTATCGCACTACAAACATGAAATCAACAGTATCATGATTTGGCAGACGATACCtataaataccaaatttttggccgctttttttttttttttggtgacatTCTTTTGAGAAAAACATGAATAGATGATCGAATATTTAGCATATCAAACGTCTTTTAAGGGTTTCAAATTCATGTGTTATTGACAATACGAAAGCTTACCTTCAAGACTTTTCAAATTTAGGGGACTGTCAATTCGGGGTTGACGGTTTGAGGGTACGATCGATCTAGATTGACTCCGCAAAGGCTCTACATGATATATCTTTGAGGGGATTGAGGGAATGGTCTTGCTTTGATAAAGGGTCCATGTCTTGCCCAGTTTGGTTACACCATTGGTTAAACTACACGATTATTTACTTACTGTTTCATGTGTGTTCGATAATTTGTAATTATGTTTCATCTAATGTGTCTTGCGAACTATGTTTATcctattgttataaatattgttgaacttattaTGTAGAACAGCAACAACACTGCACATTAAAACTGAGTTAATGTTCTTGTCACCTAGCATATTTTGGAGTTTTTCAATAATGCCCTTGAATTGTGCCCGACTTTGAAATGTCGGTTTTTTTCCTTTGAAATAATTTCCCTCCCTTTTATTTTCAGGGCAATCTATTTGGTGGCTTAGATGAAGGCTTGTTAGCAAGAGCAGAAGCATTAGCAGCCGTTGATGTGATGTCTTCTGTTGTTAAGACTAGTCAACCCGGGATGCATATGAACATCAAAAACGATCACAGTACGTACTCGCCTCATCATGTCAATGGCGGAATGCATCCGGCACATTTTCCTAGTTCTACATCATGTCACGGGCCATCAAGAGGCATGCACCCTGCTATGGACCATAATGAATTCTTGGATCAAATCACGGCTGCTGCAATCCCTGGTGCAACATCGAACTCATTGGACCAATCTGGAAGTGCACAATTGTCCATGCACCAGGGTTTTGGACCATTATCGGGTCCACCGGGTCATTATAATCCGGCTCATTCAATGATGCCTCATCAGATGACAATGAATGATTTGGACACAGATCCTAGAGAGTTGGAAGCATTTGCTGAACGCTTTAAGCAAAGGCGTATTAAATTGGGTGTCACACAATGTGATGTGGGTAAGGCACTTGCTAATCTAAAACTCCCTGGTGTAGGGTCTCTTAGTCAGAGCACTATCTGCAGGTTTGAATCCTTGACACTGAGTCATAACAATATGATTGCTCTGAAACCCATTCTATCGGCTTGGTTGGAAGAAGCCGAGGCTGCTGCTCGTGAAAAACGTGAAGCACCAGGGATTCTTAACGGCGGGGATAAGAAGCGAAAACGCACGAGTATTGCTGCGCCTGAGAAACGTTCACTCGAAGCATATTTCGCCGTACAACCAAGACCATCGAGTGAAAAAATTGCAGCTATTGCTGAAAAACTGGACTTGAAGAAAAATGTGGTGAGAGTGTGGTTCTGTAATCAAAGGCAAAAACAGAAACGCATGAAATTCTCAGCACAGCCAAGATGAAACTTACAACTTAACAAGACATTGTAATATTTAACGAAAAGACAATTTTACACTTGTTTTGTGTACATGATAAATGTGATGATTAAAATGCCAATTTAAGGTAGCTATATTGTACTGACCTGACATTACACGACATACCCACTAACGAATAACAAAATTTACCACATATTTCTCAGGACAGAAATAAACCACCGTGCGTGTTATGTAGAAGTGATAAACCACCGTGCGTGTTATGTAGAAGTGATGTTATTCTATCAGTTTATGCcccatatatttattttttatgttatgttatattatatgTCATTTTTTCCTTGTCAAGTCATATAAGTTAAGTTATTTGACGAGCAACCACCATTAAGATGGATTACTGCATAGACCATATATATTTCCGATACCAGTCTATAACGTCCAATTCGCAATCGATTTGTGAAAGTACATTAAACACAAGACCAAAAAGAATGGTTTTTTATCGAACCAACATCTGCACGTCTCCCAGACGAACACAAGAAAAGAAAGTCGAAATAATCTATGATCTCATGGTAATTCTTCACAATATCAAATTTGGTTTGTTGAGTCAATTGTTATAATCGGTTGTTGGACAAATAGAAATTGAGCGGTATACTTGTCATTTGGTTCACGTCGTCAAATTGGGCAATAATATATTATAACTTATACGTAATGATACATTTTGGTGTCCTAAGTAATATGACAATAGCAACAATAATATCATTTACGTGATAATTTTACAGATGGTTGATAATTTTGTTGAAACTTAG
Proteins encoded:
- the LOC140160535 gene encoding POU domain, class 4, transcription factor 3-like translates to MNVKDHVSMHPPIPTAPKYSPLHHRHDRSSEMMRRHCMGQPTGNLFGGLDEGLLARAEALAAVDVMSSVVKTSQPGMHMNIKNDHSTYSPHHVNGGMHPAHFPSSTSCHGPSRGMHPAMDHNEFLDQITAAAIPGATSNSLDQSGSAQLSMHQGFGPLSGPPGHYNPAHSMMPHQMTMNDLDTDPRELEAFAERFKQRRIKLGVTQCDVGKALANLKLPGVGSLSQSTICRFESLTLSHNNMIALKPILSAWLEEAEAAAREKREAPGILNGGDKKRKRTSIAAPEKRSLEAYFAVQPRPSSEKIAAIAEKLDLKKNVVRVWFCNQRQKQKRMKFSAQPR